The Euphorbia lathyris chromosome 2, ddEupLath1.1, whole genome shotgun sequence genome includes a window with the following:
- the LOC136218682 gene encoding serine/threonine-protein phosphatase PP1 isozyme 3-like isoform X2, which translates to MERGVIDGVISRLLEVRGKPGKLVQLSEPEIRQLCVVSRDIFLRQPNLLELEAPIKICGDIHGQYPDLLKLFEYGGLPPRSNYLFLGDYVDRGKQSLESICLLLAYKIRYPENFFLLRGNHECASLNRIYGFYDECKRRFNVRLWKMFTDCFNCLPVAALIDDKILCMHGGLSPDLHNLNQIRNLPRPTSVPESGLLCDLLWSDPSNEIQGWGANERGVSYIFGADRVFDFLRKHDLDLICRAHQVVEDGYEFFANRQLVTIFSAPNYCGEFDNAGAIMSVDENLLCSFRILTPADKKPRFAFTSIASARATNSTKIKSLLKV; encoded by the exons ATGGAGCGAGGTGTTATTGATGGTGTAATCAGTAGGTTGCTTGAAGTCAGAGGCAAACCAGGGAAGCTAGTCCAACTTTCTGAGCCTGAGATTAGGCAGCTTTGTGTCGTTTCCAGGGATATTTTTCTCAGGCAGCCTAATCTTTTGGAGCTTGAAGCCCCTATCAAAATCTGTG GAGATATACATGGGCAATATCCTGATCTTCTGAAGCTTTTCGAGTATGGCGGATTACCTCCTCGATCCAACTATCTATTCTTAGGCGATTACGTAGACCGTGGAAAGCAAAGCCTTGAAAGTATTTGTCTTCTTCTTGCTTACAAAATCAGATACCCAGAGAACTTTTTCCTATTAAGAGGAAACCATGAATGTGCATCCCTAAATAGAATCTATGGATTCTATGATGAATGCAAAAGAAGATTCAATGTGAGGCTGTGGAAGATGTTCACAGATTGTTTCAATTGCTTGCCTGTGGCTGCTCTTATTGATGATAAGATTCTGTGTATGCACGGTGGACTTTCACCTGATCTTCACAATTTGAATCAGATTAGGAATTTGCCACGACCAACTAGTGTTCCTGAATCTGGTTTGTTATGTGATCTTCTGTGGTCTGATCCTAGTAATGAGATTCAAGGTTGGGGTGCAAATGAAAGAGGTGTTTCTTATATTTTTGGTGCCGATAGGGTTTTTGACTTTTTGAGGAAGCATGATCTCGATTTAATTTGCCGAGCTCATCAG GTAGTGGAAGATGGGTATGAGTTTTTCGCAAATAGGCAACTAGTAACCATATTTTCAGCTCCAAATTATTGTGGGGAATTTGACAATGCTGGTGCCATCATGAGCGTCGATGAAAATTTATTATGTTCTTTTAGAATATTGACACCAGCTGATAAGAAACCTAGGTTTGCTTTTACCAGTATAGCTTCTGCTAGGGCCACCAATTCTACTAAAATAAAG TCACTTCTGAAAGTATAG
- the LOC136218682 gene encoding serine/threonine-protein phosphatase PP1 isozyme 3-like isoform X1, with amino-acid sequence MERGVIDGVISRLLEVRGKPGKLVQLSEPEIRQLCVVSRDIFLRQPNLLELEAPIKICGDIHGQYPDLLKLFEYGGLPPRSNYLFLGDYVDRGKQSLESICLLLAYKIRYPENFFLLRGNHECASLNRIYGFYDECKRRFNVRLWKMFTDCFNCLPVAALIDDKILCMHGGLSPDLHNLNQIRNLPRPTSVPESGLLCDLLWSDPSNEIQGWGANERGVSYIFGADRVFDFLRKHDLDLICRAHQVVEDGYEFFANRQLVTIFSAPNYCGEFDNAGAIMSVDENLLCSFRILTPADKKPRFAFTSIASARATNSTKIKGWLVLRPPPSSHL; translated from the exons ATGGAGCGAGGTGTTATTGATGGTGTAATCAGTAGGTTGCTTGAAGTCAGAGGCAAACCAGGGAAGCTAGTCCAACTTTCTGAGCCTGAGATTAGGCAGCTTTGTGTCGTTTCCAGGGATATTTTTCTCAGGCAGCCTAATCTTTTGGAGCTTGAAGCCCCTATCAAAATCTGTG GAGATATACATGGGCAATATCCTGATCTTCTGAAGCTTTTCGAGTATGGCGGATTACCTCCTCGATCCAACTATCTATTCTTAGGCGATTACGTAGACCGTGGAAAGCAAAGCCTTGAAAGTATTTGTCTTCTTCTTGCTTACAAAATCAGATACCCAGAGAACTTTTTCCTATTAAGAGGAAACCATGAATGTGCATCCCTAAATAGAATCTATGGATTCTATGATGAATGCAAAAGAAGATTCAATGTGAGGCTGTGGAAGATGTTCACAGATTGTTTCAATTGCTTGCCTGTGGCTGCTCTTATTGATGATAAGATTCTGTGTATGCACGGTGGACTTTCACCTGATCTTCACAATTTGAATCAGATTAGGAATTTGCCACGACCAACTAGTGTTCCTGAATCTGGTTTGTTATGTGATCTTCTGTGGTCTGATCCTAGTAATGAGATTCAAGGTTGGGGTGCAAATGAAAGAGGTGTTTCTTATATTTTTGGTGCCGATAGGGTTTTTGACTTTTTGAGGAAGCATGATCTCGATTTAATTTGCCGAGCTCATCAG GTAGTGGAAGATGGGTATGAGTTTTTCGCAAATAGGCAACTAGTAACCATATTTTCAGCTCCAAATTATTGTGGGGAATTTGACAATGCTGGTGCCATCATGAGCGTCGATGAAAATTTATTATGTTCTTTTAGAATATTGACACCAGCTGATAAGAAACCTAGGTTTGCTTTTACCAGTATAGCTTCTGCTAGGGCCACCAATTCTACTAAAATAAAG GGGTGGTTGGTTCTCCGTCCACCACCTTCATCTCATTTGTAG